The following are from one region of the Haloactinomyces albus genome:
- a CDS encoding FadD3 family acyl-CoA ligase → MQAERQTLPGVLRAAAKEYATREAIVDGDLSLTYGELHEQVRRTAAALIGLGLGKDDRVCLWAPNSWRWEVLALAVTYAGGTLVPVNTRYTGPEAVDMVARTRAKVVAVADGFLGRRQYDELAAAAEAEDHELPNVLLLPYDASTAGGEGIVPWEGLDWSAAAVDEATVERRADEVTPDDVADILFTSGTSGRSKGARSAHRQVVSVAAAWRECGQVTAADRYLVVNPFFHSFGYKCGIVVGLLAGATVAPQAVFDVTETFRLVEKERISVLPGAPAIHQAMLESPERKKHDLSSLRLAVTGAATVPVALVERMQSEMGFDTVLTAYGLTEAVVATMCRPGDEDTRVANTCGRAAAGLEVRIAKPGGNEPPPADEEGEILLRGENVMLDYLDDPEATAEAIDEDGWLHTGDVGRLDQDGYLRITDRLKDVFIVGGFNVYPAEVEQALARLDGVLESAVVGVPDHRLGEVGHAFVVRRVGADLDEDAVLAHARERLANFKVPRGVTFVDDLPRNPSGKVLKRELRSS, encoded by the coding sequence ATGCAGGCAGAGCGGCAGACTCTTCCGGGTGTGCTGCGTGCGGCGGCGAAGGAGTACGCCACCCGTGAGGCCATCGTCGACGGCGACCTCAGCCTCACCTACGGCGAGCTCCACGAGCAGGTGCGCCGCACGGCCGCAGCGCTGATCGGCCTGGGACTGGGGAAGGACGACCGGGTGTGCCTCTGGGCACCGAACTCCTGGCGCTGGGAGGTGCTCGCACTCGCGGTGACCTACGCCGGTGGGACGCTGGTCCCGGTCAACACCCGCTACACCGGGCCCGAGGCGGTCGACATGGTCGCCCGCACCCGCGCCAAGGTCGTCGCCGTCGCGGACGGCTTCCTCGGCCGCAGACAGTACGACGAGCTCGCTGCCGCAGCCGAGGCCGAGGACCACGAGCTGCCGAACGTACTGCTGCTGCCCTACGATGCGAGCACGGCCGGCGGCGAAGGCATCGTACCCTGGGAGGGCCTGGACTGGTCGGCCGCAGCGGTGGACGAGGCCACAGTGGAGCGCCGGGCCGACGAGGTCACGCCCGACGACGTGGCCGACATCCTGTTCACCTCGGGCACTTCCGGCCGTAGCAAGGGTGCCCGCTCCGCGCACCGGCAGGTCGTCTCCGTGGCAGCCGCATGGCGCGAGTGCGGCCAGGTCACGGCAGCGGATCGTTACCTCGTGGTCAATCCGTTCTTCCACAGCTTCGGCTACAAATGCGGCATCGTCGTGGGCCTGCTGGCCGGAGCGACCGTGGCACCGCAAGCGGTCTTCGATGTCACCGAGACCTTCCGACTGGTCGAGAAGGAACGGATCAGCGTCCTGCCGGGCGCCCCGGCGATCCACCAGGCGATGCTCGAGTCACCCGAGCGGAAGAAGCACGACCTGTCCTCCCTGCGGCTGGCCGTCACCGGCGCGGCAACCGTGCCGGTCGCGCTCGTGGAGCGCATGCAGTCCGAGATGGGCTTCGACACGGTACTCACCGCCTACGGGCTCACCGAGGCCGTGGTCGCGACCATGTGCCGCCCGGGCGACGAGGACACCCGGGTGGCGAACACCTGTGGCCGTGCCGCCGCGGGGCTGGAAGTGCGCATCGCAAAGCCCGGCGGCAATGAACCACCGCCTGCGGACGAGGAGGGTGAAATCCTGCTTCGCGGCGAGAACGTGATGCTCGACTACCTCGACGATCCCGAGGCCACCGCCGAGGCGATCGACGAGGACGGCTGGCTGCACACCGGCGACGTCGGTCGACTCGACCAGGACGGATACCTCAGGATCACCGACCGACTCAAGGACGTGTTCATCGTCGGCGGCTTCAACGTCTATCCGGCCGAGGTGGAACAGGCTCTCGCCCGCCTCGACGGCGTGCTCGAGTCGGCTGTCGTGGGTGTCCCCGACCACCGGCTCGGAGAGGTCGGCCATGCCTTCGTCGTACGACGGGTGGGGGCGGACCTCGACGAGGACGCCGTCCTCGCCCACGCCCGGGAACGCCTGGCGAACTTCAAGGTGCCGCGCGGCGTCACCTTCGTCGACGACCTGCCCCGCAACCCCTCGGGCAAGGTACTCAAACGTGAGCTGAGGAGCAGCTGA
- a CDS encoding enoyl-CoA hydratase, with the protein MTESTQSMDGTGSEQEVVTYERRGPVAVVTLNRPEYRNAQNSAMTYALDAAFTRAVDDDEVKAIVLSGNGKHFCAGHDIATPDRDVDRTFDRKSVIWWDHTDKEGGDFRFARESEVYLGMCRRWREIPKPMIAMVHGACIAGGLMLAWSCDFIVASDDAFFSDPVLKMGIPGVEYFAHPWVMNPRAAKEFLFTGDRFTAQRAHELGMVNHVVPGAELETSTLAMAERISAMPRFGLALTKKAVNQAEDLQGMRTGMDSVFGLHHFAHAHNAEAGKDSLAGMDARSMRDSAQSAEGRQ; encoded by the coding sequence ATGACCGAGAGCACACAGTCCATGGACGGGACCGGCTCCGAGCAGGAGGTCGTCACCTACGAACGTCGCGGCCCGGTTGCGGTGGTGACGTTGAACCGTCCGGAGTACCGCAACGCGCAGAACTCCGCGATGACCTACGCCCTCGACGCCGCATTCACCCGTGCAGTCGACGACGACGAGGTGAAGGCGATCGTGCTGTCGGGCAACGGCAAGCACTTCTGCGCAGGCCACGACATCGCCACGCCCGATCGCGATGTGGACCGGACCTTCGACCGCAAGTCCGTGATCTGGTGGGACCACACCGACAAGGAAGGCGGCGACTTTCGCTTCGCCCGCGAGTCCGAGGTCTACCTCGGGATGTGCAGGCGGTGGCGGGAGATCCCCAAGCCGATGATCGCGATGGTGCACGGCGCGTGCATCGCCGGTGGCCTGATGCTGGCCTGGTCGTGTGACTTCATCGTCGCCTCCGACGACGCGTTCTTCTCCGACCCCGTGCTGAAGATGGGCATCCCCGGTGTGGAGTACTTCGCCCATCCCTGGGTGATGAATCCGCGTGCGGCCAAGGAGTTCCTGTTCACCGGCGACCGGTTTACCGCGCAGCGGGCCCACGAACTCGGCATGGTCAACCACGTCGTACCGGGTGCGGAGCTGGAGACGAGCACGCTGGCGATGGCGGAGCGGATCAGCGCGATGCCGCGCTTCGGGCTGGCGCTGACCAAGAAGGCGGTGAACCAGGCCGAGGACCTGCAAGGCATGCGCACCGGCATGGACTCGGTGTTCGGGCTGCACCACTTCGCGCACGCCCACAACGCCGAGGCGGGCAAGGACTCACTGGCGGGCATGGACGCCCGGTCGATGCGGGACTCCGCACAGTCCGCCGAGGGGAGACAGTGA
- a CDS encoding acyl-CoA dehydrogenase family protein — protein sequence MMFTPSAEQAELATMVRDLLRKRSDSAAVRTAVAQPKGYDESLWSVLCEQVGVAALAIPEKYGGAGFTLSETHVVLEELGAALTPSPLLGSAVLAAQAVLLSGDETTCAELLPGIASGKSVAALVWAGPDGSWSTGSLPVTAKQQDGGWVLDGTGAFVLDGDHADVLLVLASIDSRPALFRVDPAQHGVHRAPSPTMDQTLRLTVIDLDGAEATLVSADADVFLPTLRDIACSAEAAMQVGAAQRCLDMTVAYTKERRQFGRPIGSFQALKHRMADMLVEVETARSAAWAAAQSAAQRDEDLPARAALAKAWCSEAFNTVAAETIQLHGGIAITWEHDAHLYFKRAHATAQLFGRPHEHRARLQDLYGLLPTST from the coding sequence ATGATGTTCACGCCGAGTGCGGAGCAGGCGGAACTCGCCACGATGGTGCGCGACCTGTTGCGCAAGCGGTCGGACTCCGCTGCGGTCCGCACTGCGGTCGCACAACCCAAGGGGTACGACGAGTCCCTGTGGTCGGTGCTGTGCGAGCAGGTCGGCGTGGCTGCGCTCGCGATCCCCGAGAAGTACGGCGGGGCCGGGTTCACGCTCTCCGAAACCCACGTGGTGCTCGAGGAGCTCGGTGCTGCGCTCACCCCCTCTCCCCTGCTCGGATCAGCCGTACTCGCGGCGCAGGCCGTCCTGCTCTCCGGTGACGAGACCACCTGTGCCGAGCTGCTGCCGGGAATCGCCTCGGGCAAGTCGGTGGCGGCGCTCGTCTGGGCCGGTCCCGACGGGAGCTGGTCGACCGGGTCGCTGCCGGTCACCGCGAAACAGCAGGACGGCGGCTGGGTGCTGGACGGCACCGGGGCGTTCGTCCTCGATGGTGACCACGCCGACGTCCTGCTCGTCCTGGCATCGATCGATTCAAGGCCCGCACTGTTCCGTGTCGACCCGGCACAGCACGGCGTGCACCGTGCTCCCTCGCCGACGATGGACCAGACCTTGCGGCTGACGGTGATCGACCTCGACGGGGCCGAGGCCACGCTCGTGTCGGCGGATGCCGACGTCTTCCTGCCGACGCTGCGGGACATCGCCTGCAGCGCGGAAGCAGCGATGCAGGTCGGCGCGGCGCAGCGGTGCCTGGACATGACAGTGGCGTATACGAAGGAGCGGCGGCAATTCGGCCGCCCGATCGGCTCATTCCAGGCACTCAAGCACCGGATGGCGGACATGCTCGTCGAGGTGGAGACCGCCCGGTCGGCAGCATGGGCGGCGGCGCAGTCGGCCGCGCAGCGGGACGAGGACCTGCCGGCCCGCGCCGCACTCGCGAAGGCGTGGTGCTCGGAAGCGTTCAACACGGTTGCCGCCGAGACCATCCAGTTGCACGGCGGGATCGCGATCACCTGGGAGCACGACGCGCACCTGTACTTCAAGCGCGCCCACGCCACCGCCCAGCTCTTCGGTCGGCCGCACGAGCACCGGGCTCGCCTCCAGGACCTCTACGGCCTGCTCCCCACCTCAACCTGA
- a CDS encoding acetyl/propionyl/methylcrotonyl-CoA carboxylase subunit alpha, translating to MTGDQNATSTADGSAARLRKVLVANRGEIAVRVVRACADAGMASVAVYAEPDAGAPFVRLADEAFALGGATAAESYLDIGKIVEVACRSGADAVHPGYGFLSENAEFAEAVLAAGLVWIGPSPQAIRDLGDKVTARHIATAAGAPLVPGTREPVAGSAEVVAFAEQYGLPVAIKAAFGGGGRGLKVARSVAEIPELFDSAVREAEGAFGRGECFVERYLDRPRHVEAQVLADVHGRVVVVGTRDCSLQRRHQKLVEEAPAPFLTEQQRGTIHEAARAICVEAGYHGAGTVEFLVGADGTISFLEVNTRLQVEHPVSEETTGLDLVREQFAIAEGRPLAVTADPPARGHAIEFRINGEDAGRNFLPTPGAVTRLDWPAGPGVRIDAGVETGSVIGGQFDSLLAKVIVTGDSRAQALQRSARVLAEMTVEGLATVLPFHRAIVADPAFAAEHGAESFTVHTRWIETEFANTIAPHPGAAEPAETEPRRQVTVEVDGRRLQVSLPADLAAPAGGGSAAPAKPRRRSSGGAAAASGDAVTAPMQGTVITLTVDDGDHVDTGDQILVLEAMKMENPVTAHKTGTITGLKTQPGDSVSQGTTLCDIKD from the coding sequence ATGACCGGTGACCAGAACGCCACGAGTACCGCGGATGGTTCGGCTGCGCGGTTGCGCAAGGTGTTGGTGGCGAATCGTGGTGAGATTGCGGTGCGGGTGGTGCGTGCGTGTGCGGATGCGGGCATGGCCAGTGTGGCGGTGTATGCCGAGCCGGATGCGGGGGCGCCGTTCGTGCGGTTGGCTGATGAGGCGTTTGCGTTGGGTGGGGCCACGGCGGCGGAGAGTTATCTGGATATCGGCAAGATTGTGGAGGTGGCTTGCCGGTCGGGGGCGGATGCGGTGCATCCGGGGTATGGGTTTTTGTCGGAGAATGCCGAGTTCGCCGAGGCGGTGTTGGCGGCGGGGTTGGTGTGGATCGGTCCGTCGCCGCAGGCGATTCGGGATCTGGGGGACAAGGTCACCGCGCGGCATATTGCCACTGCTGCGGGGGCGCCGTTGGTGCCGGGCACGCGGGAGCCGGTGGCCGGGTCGGCGGAGGTGGTGGCCTTTGCCGAGCAGTACGGGTTGCCGGTGGCGATCAAGGCGGCCTTTGGTGGGGGTGGCCGGGGGTTGAAGGTGGCTCGGAGTGTGGCCGAGATTCCGGAGTTGTTCGATTCGGCGGTGCGGGAGGCCGAGGGGGCCTTCGGCCGGGGTGAGTGTTTCGTGGAGCGGTATCTGGACCGGCCGCGGCATGTGGAGGCCCAGGTGTTGGCCGATGTGCATGGCCGGGTGGTGGTGGTCGGTACGCGGGATTGTTCGTTGCAGCGGCGGCATCAGAAGTTGGTCGAGGAGGCTCCGGCGCCGTTTTTGACCGAGCAGCAGCGTGGCACCATTCATGAGGCCGCGCGGGCGATTTGTGTCGAGGCCGGTTATCACGGGGCCGGTACGGTGGAGTTTTTGGTCGGCGCTGATGGCACGATCTCGTTTTTGGAGGTCAATACCCGGTTGCAGGTCGAGCATCCGGTCAGTGAGGAAACCACCGGGCTGGATCTGGTTCGTGAGCAGTTCGCCATCGCCGAGGGGCGCCCGCTGGCGGTGACGGCCGATCCGCCCGCCCGGGGGCATGCCATCGAGTTCCGCATCAACGGTGAGGACGCCGGGCGTAACTTCCTGCCCACGCCGGGGGCGGTGACCCGGTTGGACTGGCCGGCCGGGCCGGGGGTGCGCATCGATGCCGGGGTGGAGACCGGCAGCGTTATCGGCGGCCAGTTCGACTCGCTGCTGGCCAAGGTCATCGTCACCGGCGACAGCCGGGCCCAGGCGCTGCAGCGGTCGGCGCGGGTGCTGGCGGAGATGACCGTGGAGGGGCTGGCCACCGTGCTGCCGTTTCACCGTGCCATCGTGGCGGACCCGGCCTTTGCCGCCGAGCACGGCGCCGAGAGTTTCACCGTGCACACCCGCTGGATCGAAACCGAGTTCGCCAACACCATCGCCCCGCACCCCGGCGCGGCCGAGCCGGCCGAGACCGAGCCCCGCAGGCAGGTCACCGTCGAAGTCGACGGGCGGCGCCTGCAGGTGTCCCTGCCCGCCGACCTGGCCGCCCCGGCCGGTGGTGGCTCCGCGGCCCCGGCCAAACCCCGCAGGCGCAGCAGCGGCGGCGCGGCAGCGGCCTCCGGCGACGCGGTCACCGCCCCCATGCAGGGCACCGTCATCACTCTGACCGTCGACGACGGCGACCACGTCGACACCGGCGACCAAATCCTGGTACTGGAAGCCATGAAAATGGAAAACCCCGTCACCGCCCACAAAACCGGCACCATCACCGGCCTGAAAACCCAACCCGGCGACTCCGTCAGCCAAGGCACCACCCTCTGCGACATCAAAGACTGA
- a CDS encoding acyl-CoA dehydrogenase family protein: MNLDFDEIDLAFRAQARAWLAENVPSTPLPSMDTAEGFAAHKEWEALLAEHRWSVVSWPREYHGRAASLLQWVIFEEEYYRSGAPGRVSQNGLFLLAPILFEHGTKEQQDRFLPSMATGEEVWAQAWSEAEAGSDLASIRSTAVRDDTRGGWVLNGQKTWSSRAVFADWSFGLFRSNPSAQRHRGLTYFLFPLDAPGITVRPIAQLGGEPGFAEIFLDDVFVPDSDVLGAPDDGWRVAMSTAGNERGLSLRSPGRFCAAADRLAELWTRQAESKHARGRAEGAAADRVVDTWIAAQAYRAYTWGTVTRLAAGEEMGAAGSVNKIFWSELDIALHETALDLLGPESELRGDNAPDGGRWADGYLFSLAGPIYAGTNEIQRNIVAERVLGLPKEARR, from the coding sequence ATGAACCTCGACTTCGACGAGATCGACCTGGCCTTCCGGGCACAAGCACGCGCTTGGCTCGCGGAGAACGTCCCCAGCACACCGCTGCCGTCGATGGACACCGCCGAGGGGTTCGCCGCGCACAAGGAGTGGGAGGCGCTGCTGGCCGAGCATCGCTGGTCGGTCGTCTCGTGGCCGAGGGAGTACCACGGCAGGGCGGCATCCTTGCTGCAGTGGGTGATCTTCGAGGAGGAGTACTACCGCAGCGGCGCACCCGGAAGGGTGAGCCAGAACGGGCTCTTCCTGCTCGCCCCGATCCTGTTCGAGCACGGCACCAAGGAGCAGCAGGACCGGTTCCTGCCCTCGATGGCGACCGGGGAAGAGGTGTGGGCCCAGGCATGGTCGGAAGCGGAGGCAGGCAGCGACCTGGCATCGATCCGATCGACCGCCGTCCGTGACGACACCCGCGGCGGGTGGGTACTCAACGGCCAGAAGACCTGGTCATCGCGGGCGGTGTTCGCGGACTGGAGCTTCGGGCTGTTCCGCTCCAACCCCTCCGCACAGCGGCATCGCGGCCTGACCTACTTCCTGTTCCCCCTCGACGCTCCCGGTATCACCGTACGGCCGATCGCACAGCTGGGCGGCGAACCCGGATTCGCGGAAATCTTCCTCGACGACGTGTTCGTACCGGACAGCGACGTGCTCGGTGCCCCCGACGACGGGTGGCGAGTGGCGATGAGCACCGCAGGCAACGAACGTGGTCTCTCGCTGCGCTCACCCGGCCGGTTCTGTGCCGCGGCGGATCGGCTGGCCGAGCTGTGGACCCGTCAGGCAGAAAGCAAGCACGCCCGCGGTAGGGCGGAGGGCGCGGCAGCGGACCGGGTCGTCGACACGTGGATCGCCGCGCAGGCCTACCGCGCCTACACCTGGGGCACGGTCACCCGGCTCGCCGCCGGAGAGGAGATGGGCGCCGCAGGCAGCGTCAACAAGATCTTCTGGTCCGAGCTCGACATCGCCCTCCACGAGACCGCGCTCGACCTGCTCGGGCCGGAATCCGAACTCCGCGGCGACAATGCTCCCGACGGCGGACGGTGGGCCGACGGATACCTGTTCTCGCTCGCAGGCCCCATCTATGCAGGCACCAACGAGATCCAGCGCAACATCGTCGCCGAGCGCGTTCTCGGCCTGCCGAAGGAGGCGCGCCGATGA
- a CDS encoding TetR/AcrR family transcriptional regulator, with protein sequence MSTQQQAVKTSRREELLAIAAELFAQRGFRNTTVRDIADAAGILSGSLYHHFDSKESMVDEILDSFQTELFRKYEEVVSSDLGVRAKFEAIIRISFEAIHDNHSEVAIYQNDAAYLVEFDRFGYLNERNLRMRRIWVGLLEEGVRSGTFRPDLDAEVVYRFIRDTVWVAVRWYRPDGDLSAHDVAEQYLSILLDGIAARRRPIKKSG encoded by the coding sequence ATGAGCACACAGCAGCAGGCCGTGAAGACCTCTCGACGGGAGGAACTGCTCGCGATCGCCGCCGAGCTGTTCGCGCAACGGGGGTTCAGGAACACCACGGTGCGCGACATCGCCGACGCCGCGGGCATCCTGTCCGGGAGCCTCTATCACCACTTCGACTCGAAGGAGTCGATGGTCGACGAGATCCTCGACTCCTTTCAGACCGAGCTGTTCCGCAAGTACGAGGAGGTGGTGTCCTCGGACCTCGGTGTCCGGGCGAAGTTCGAGGCGATCATCCGGATCTCCTTCGAGGCGATTCACGACAACCACTCCGAGGTCGCCATCTACCAGAACGATGCCGCCTACCTCGTGGAGTTCGACCGGTTCGGCTACTTGAACGAGCGCAACCTGCGGATGCGGCGGATCTGGGTCGGTCTGCTCGAGGAGGGTGTCCGTTCGGGCACTTTCCGCCCCGACCTCGACGCCGAGGTCGTCTACCGCTTCATCCGCGACACGGTTTGGGTCGCCGTGCGCTGGTACCGCCCTGACGGTGACCTGTCCGCCCACGACGTCGCCGAGCAGTATCTCTCGATCCTCCTCGACGGCATCGCAGCACGGCGCCGTCCGATCAAGAAGAGCGGCTGA
- a CDS encoding acyl-CoA dehydrogenase family protein, with amino-acid sequence MDLTHSAEDEAVRNEIRTWLEENLSGDFAGLRGRGGPGREHEAFDERVAWDRHLAAAGWTCLGWPEGHGGRGLGLIQKVIFHEEYAKANAPARVGHIGEELLGPTLIAYGTEEQKQRFLPGIRNVTELWCQGYSEPGAGSDLASVSTRARLEGDSWILDGQKVWTSLAHVADWCFVVARTEPDSKRHAGLSYLLVPMDQPGVEVRPIDQLTGTSEFNEIFFDGARTDASLVVGEPGEGWKVAMATLGFERGVSTIGQQVGFRRELDGVVAMAHENGAIEDPVIRDGLVRARMGLEVMRLNALRTLAGSSTGADEGPAASIAKLVWATWHRSLGELAMEVAGAPSLVADAPPYDLDPWQRLFLFARADTIYGGSNEIQRNIISERVLGLPREPRP; translated from the coding sequence ATGGACCTGACCCACTCCGCCGAGGACGAGGCCGTTCGCAACGAGATTCGGACTTGGCTCGAGGAGAACCTCTCCGGTGACTTCGCCGGCCTGCGCGGACGCGGCGGACCCGGCCGTGAGCACGAGGCCTTCGACGAGCGCGTCGCCTGGGACCGTCACCTGGCCGCCGCTGGCTGGACCTGCCTGGGCTGGCCCGAGGGACACGGTGGACGCGGACTCGGCCTCATCCAGAAGGTGATCTTTCACGAGGAGTACGCCAAGGCGAACGCGCCCGCCCGAGTCGGCCACATCGGCGAGGAGCTGCTCGGGCCGACGCTGATCGCTTACGGCACCGAGGAGCAGAAGCAGCGGTTCCTGCCGGGTATCCGCAACGTCACCGAGCTCTGGTGCCAGGGCTACTCCGAGCCGGGCGCCGGATCGGACCTGGCGTCGGTGTCGACCCGGGCTCGCCTCGAGGGGGACAGCTGGATACTCGACGGTCAGAAAGTGTGGACCTCGCTCGCCCATGTCGCCGACTGGTGCTTCGTCGTCGCGCGCACCGAGCCGGATTCGAAACGGCATGCGGGCCTGTCCTACCTGCTCGTGCCCATGGACCAGCCGGGTGTCGAGGTGCGCCCGATCGACCAGCTGACCGGCACCTCCGAGTTCAACGAAATCTTCTTCGACGGCGCCCGCACCGATGCCTCCCTGGTTGTGGGGGAGCCCGGCGAGGGCTGGAAGGTCGCGATGGCCACGCTCGGATTCGAGCGGGGCGTCTCGACGATCGGCCAGCAGGTCGGTTTCCGCCGCGAGCTCGACGGCGTGGTGGCGATGGCGCACGAAAACGGCGCGATCGAGGACCCCGTGATCCGCGACGGACTCGTGCGCGCCCGGATGGGCCTCGAGGTCATGCGCCTCAACGCGCTGCGCACGTTGGCCGGGTCTTCGACCGGGGCCGACGAGGGACCTGCGGCGTCGATCGCCAAGCTCGTGTGGGCCACCTGGCACCGCTCCCTCGGCGAGCTCGCGATGGAGGTCGCGGGGGCACCGTCCCTGGTGGCCGACGCGCCGCCGTACGACCTCGACCCCTGGCAACGACTCTTTTTGTTCGCTCGAGCCGATACCATCTACGGCGGCTCGAACGAGATTCAGCGCAACATCATCTCCGAGCGCGTGCTCGGCCTACCCCGGGAGCCACGACCGTGA
- a CDS encoding SDR family oxidoreductase, producing MTTTRTEQPTPDYVPGHGLLRGRTVVVTAAAGAGIGASMVRRCLEEDAHAVVLGDTHERRLAESHELLAEEFGEDRVAAVTCDVTTEEQVTALLDTAEQFGGVDVMVNNAGLGGTAPITEMTDEQWSRVLDITLTGTFRCVRGASNRMIAAGKKGVILNNASVIGWRAQEGQAHYAAAKAGVMALTRSAALDLAPHGLRVNAVAPSLAMHPFLAKVTSGELLADLKQREAFGRAAEPWEVANVMVFLAGDYSSYMTGEVVSVSSQHA from the coding sequence GTGACCACCACTCGCACCGAGCAGCCCACTCCCGACTACGTCCCCGGCCATGGGTTACTGCGCGGCAGGACCGTCGTGGTCACCGCCGCCGCCGGAGCCGGCATCGGCGCGTCCATGGTTCGCCGCTGCCTCGAGGAGGATGCCCATGCCGTCGTGCTCGGTGACACGCACGAGCGTCGGCTCGCAGAGTCGCACGAGCTGCTCGCCGAGGAGTTCGGCGAGGACCGGGTCGCCGCGGTGACCTGTGACGTGACCACCGAGGAACAGGTCACCGCGCTGCTCGACACCGCGGAGCAGTTCGGCGGGGTGGACGTGATGGTCAACAACGCCGGGCTCGGCGGCACCGCGCCGATCACCGAGATGACCGACGAGCAGTGGTCCCGCGTACTCGACATTACGCTGACCGGCACCTTCCGTTGTGTCCGTGGCGCGAGCAACCGGATGATCGCGGCAGGGAAGAAGGGCGTGATCCTCAACAACGCGTCCGTGATCGGATGGCGGGCGCAAGAGGGCCAGGCGCACTACGCCGCAGCCAAGGCCGGGGTGATGGCGCTGACGCGGAGCGCGGCACTCGACCTCGCACCGCACGGACTCCGCGTCAATGCGGTCGCCCCGAGCCTCGCCATGCATCCGTTCCTGGCCAAGGTCACCTCCGGCGAGCTGCTTGCGGACCTCAAGCAGCGCGAGGCTTTTGGGCGTGCCGCGGAGCCGTGGGAGGTGGCGAACGTGATGGTGTTCCTGGCCGGCGACTACTCGTCGTACATGACCGGCGAGGTGGTCTCGGTCAGCAGCCAGCACGCGTGA
- a CDS encoding acyl-CoA dehydrogenase family protein, producing the protein MRFALTEEQRGFAEVLDDLLAASNTPQVVRSWAHGDHDAGLKLWQRLTELGVSGLLAPEEQGGLDADAVDLTVAFEALGRHAVPGPWVESAALLPALLRGTDQDEFLAGIASGGNLATALVTDMGSHALDADVATHRFVLHGTTLYGGVAGAVHRSVDPARRLCPVEAGAEVVDLAEATTVRAVDTAVLACSAQLLGAGEHLLRAAVDHARSRKQFGRAIGEYQALKHALADIRVALDFARPLVHVAALALREGSSDARRDVSAAKVAAGDAAYTAARTALQVHGAIGYTEEYDLGLWITKVRALVTAWGTPALHRARVHEAITRRPVEV; encoded by the coding sequence ATGAGATTCGCCCTCACCGAGGAGCAGCGGGGCTTCGCGGAAGTCCTCGACGATCTGCTCGCCGCCTCGAACACACCACAGGTGGTGCGGAGCTGGGCCCACGGTGACCACGACGCCGGCCTGAAGCTGTGGCAGCGGCTCACCGAGCTCGGCGTCAGCGGGCTGCTGGCACCCGAGGAGCAGGGCGGCCTGGACGCCGACGCAGTCGACCTCACCGTGGCCTTCGAGGCGCTCGGCAGGCACGCCGTCCCCGGGCCCTGGGTGGAATCGGCGGCGCTGCTGCCTGCACTGCTGCGCGGCACCGACCAGGACGAGTTCCTCGCAGGCATCGCCTCGGGCGGGAACCTCGCCACCGCCCTGGTCACCGACATGGGCAGCCACGCGCTCGACGCCGACGTCGCCACGCACCGCTTCGTGCTGCACGGCACCACCTTGTACGGCGGTGTTGCCGGTGCGGTTCACCGCTCGGTGGATCCGGCGCGCAGGCTGTGCCCCGTCGAGGCCGGGGCCGAGGTCGTCGACCTTGCCGAAGCGACGACCGTGCGGGCGGTCGATACCGCAGTGCTCGCCTGCTCGGCACAGCTGCTGGGCGCGGGTGAGCACCTGCTGCGCGCAGCGGTGGACCACGCCAGGTCCCGCAAGCAGTTCGGACGAGCGATCGGCGAGTACCAGGCGCTCAAGCATGCCCTGGCCGACATCCGCGTGGCACTCGACTTCGCCCGCCCCTTGGTCCACGTCGCCGCTCTCGCCCTGCGCGAAGGCTCCTCGGATGCGCGCCGCGACGTATCCGCGGCCAAGGTCGCTGCCGGTGACGCCGCCTACACCGCGGCTCGCACCGCGCTCCAGGTGCACGGAGCCATCGGATACACCGAGGAGTACGACCTGGGCCTCTGGATCACCAAGGTCCGCGCTCTCGTGACGGCGTGGGGCACCCCGGCGCTGCACCGCGCGCGTGTGCACGAGGCGATCACCCGCCGACCGGTGGAGGTCTGA